The DNA segment CCACACCAAGCCGACAGCCATCACCACCAGCAGTGATAATTCACGTGCATTGAGATCAGTGATGGCAAAGGTTGCTGATGTAGCAGGGCTGTTGTGATGATGATCAGCAACAGGCGCTGTTGCTACAGGCTCATCATTTTCGTCATGTGCAGGAATCACGGTTTCATGTGCATGACCAAATAAGGTCTGGTGAATCATGAACAGTGAATACAGACCAGCAAGGACTAAGCTGACTGTCGCAAGCACCGTATACCACGGGTACTGTTTAAACGCACCGAGTAGAATCAGGAACTCACCGATAAAGTTTCCGGTACCGGGAATACCCAGTAAAGCAGCACTAAAGAACATCAAGAAGACGGGTAAGTAGCGCGCACGTCCCCACATTCCGCCCATCAGACGCAAGTCACGGGTATGCAGACGTTCGTAAATTTGACCGCTCATGATAAACAGTGCAGCGGATGACAAACCGTGTGCCAGCATTTGGACCATCAGACCTTGCATGGTCAGCAGATTGCCGGAATAGATCGCCAGCAGAATAAAACCCATGTGCGACACACTGGTATAGGCAATTAGACGCTTGATATCGGTCTGCAGGAATGCAACCCATGCGCCGTAGAACACGCCGATCATCCCGAGGGTAATCGCAATCGGTGCAAACTCTGCTGATGCGTGCGGGAATAATGGAATCACGAAACGCAATAGACCATAAGCCGCTGTCTTGATCAGAATACCTGCCAAGTCGACCGAACCCGCTGTGGGTGCTTGCGCATGCGCATCAGGCAACCAGCCATGGAGTGGCACAACCGGTAGCTTCACCGCAAAAGCAATAAAGAACGTCAGCATCAGCGCATATTCAAAGCCCGGTGGGAACTGCGTGCCCAGCAATGCCATATAGTCAAAGCTGAGTTGATGTGTTTGCTGATAGCGGATCAAGACCAGAGCCAAGATACCGACCAACATGATCAGACCCGATGCTTGGGTATAGATGAAGAACTTGGTCGCTGCATAGACACGGCTGTGACCATTCGATCCGGCATGACCCCACAGTGCGATCAGGAAGTAGATCGGCACCAGCATCATTTCCCAGAAGAAGAAGAACAAGAACATGTCGATCGCGAGAAACACACCGATCACACCGCCCAAGCTCCACAGCAGATTCAGGTGGAAGAAGCCCACATGTTTTTGGATCTCCCCCCAAGAACAGCCCACAGCGAGCACACCCAAAAGTGCAGTCAAAGCGACCATCATGAGTGAAAGACCATCCAGCGCCAGATGGATATTAATCCCCAACTGCGGAATCCACTGGACTAAATATTCTGCTTGCCATACAGGCGCTGTACCCGGTTGCACCAGATTATGCGCAGATAAGCTGTAATCACCGTGTATCCAGAGGTGTATCGTCAAACCCAACGTCAACAACATACCGAACAAGGCAATCCAACGCGGAAAGCTGATACTAATTTTTTCGCCAACCCAGCACAGAAATCCTGTAATAAAAGGAATCAGGATCAATAGCGGTAAAATCAGGTTATTTTGAAAATGTTCCATCTTATTTCCCCATCACCTGAATTGCCAACAGTGCAAAGAGCAATATGATTGCACCGAACGCAGTACTTGCAGCATAACCGCGTAATGAACCGCTTTGACCTTTGGTCGCCATAGCATTACCACCGCGTACAATTGCAGGGACGATAC comes from the Aquirhabdus parva genome and includes:
- the nuoM gene encoding NADH-quinone oxidoreductase subunit M; amino-acid sequence: MEHFQNNLILPLLILIPFITGFLCWVGEKISISFPRWIALFGMLLTLGLTIHLWIHGDYSLSAHNLVQPGTAPVWQAEYLVQWIPQLGINIHLALDGLSLMMVALTALLGVLAVGCSWGEIQKHVGFFHLNLLWSLGGVIGVFLAIDMFLFFFFWEMMLVPIYFLIALWGHAGSNGHSRVYAATKFFIYTQASGLIMLVGILALVLIRYQQTHQLSFDYMALLGTQFPPGFEYALMLTFFIAFAVKLPVVPLHGWLPDAHAQAPTAGSVDLAGILIKTAAYGLLRFVIPLFPHASAEFAPIAITLGMIGVFYGAWVAFLQTDIKRLIAYTSVSHMGFILLAIYSGNLLTMQGLMVQMLAHGLSSAALFIMSGQIYERLHTRDLRLMGGMWGRARYLPVFLMFFSAALLGIPGTGNFIGEFLILLGAFKQYPWYTVLATVSLVLAGLYSLFMIHQTLFGHAHETVIPAHDENDEPVATAPVADHHHNSPATSATFAITDLNARELSLLVVMAVGLVWLGLYPQTVLDTSNQTMQWISNSFTSPLFPAAVPALPTTTGTGVH